One part of the Sphingobium yanoikuyae genome encodes these proteins:
- a CDS encoding UrcA family protein, with product MTKKTLVAMAATLALALPGMAIAGNSSNEVVVDGTTGLTTRTIAVSVADLNLASNNGLRRADYRISRAAKQVCGWVNGSILPATPDYRDCVGSALDGARSDLNALAQRQG from the coding sequence ATGACCAAGAAGACGCTGGTGGCGATGGCCGCCACCCTGGCCCTTGCGCTGCCTGGCATGGCTATCGCCGGCAACAGCAGCAACGAAGTCGTCGTTGACGGCACCACCGGCCTCACCACCCGCACCATCGCCGTATCGGTCGCTGACCTGAACCTGGCCAGCAACAATGGCCTGCGCCGCGCCGATTATCGTATCAGCCGCGCCGCCAAGCAGGTGTGCGGCTGGGTCAACGGATCGATCCTGCCGGCGACGCCCGACTATCGCGACTGTGTCGGCAGCGCGCTCGACGGCGCACGCAGCGACCTCAACGCGCTGGCCCAGCGCCAGGGCTGA